Below is a genomic region from Medicago truncatula cultivar Jemalong A17 chromosome 3, MtrunA17r5.0-ANR, whole genome shotgun sequence.
aaagtgaaaagaaagtGAGAGGAAAAGAAAGAGTTATAGTTatgaaaagacaaaaatatccttgaacataataaaaatatattacaagaataaaataataagaataatagtgccctaaattaaataaatactcaaatataaaatagttGAAGACATATTATCTAATTTAGTAGTTAACTTCattaaattcaaaaattataaaatattacttgttgtttatttatactttataattataataaaataaaaaggtagtAGGTTTTATGGtctttttcaatcaaaaagcaAGAATCTGCACCCTTTCCATGACATGATGTGCGGAAACATTTTTGGCATGGGTTCCACACAAATAATCCATCCTCATGTCTTTCTTAGGTTGTTCCAAACACTGGAAGGATATTGGAATCCGTGCCTTCTTTCCTCTTTCAATCTTTCCTTGACGTTTCTACCCCAATCAAACATGCCCTTAAAGTCGAATGTACTAAAATCCATTTTGCAACCACACATATTGATATTGTTCCTAAGGGTGTTTGCGGTTTAAATTAGATTGAGCCAGAAGGCTTAAAATAGCTTTTTGGTTCAATTGGGTTTAGATTGCTCCATTTAATAATTCAATTTGATAAGGTGCATTTTGAATTCGATTAGATGTCACATGTGCGAATGAGTATTTTATGTGAGaatattaaaaatagttatCAGTCTTTCAATTAAAATGAATAACTAAGATGAAAAGATTTCAATTTAATAAGATCGTGCCCCTCTCCCACCTTATTTGTCTAAAGCTCCATTTTCAGCTTCTCACTAAGAAACTGAAATCTCTGAATAAAACAAGCCAAAATAATTTACTGTTATTCATATATAGTAGTACTTGACAAAAATGATCAAGCAAATAGGTCCAAGCACAGTTACAAGTAATTAGAGTCCATTTAGtttgaaaaaagagattttATGCATTAAAGGTCATTCGAAAGAATATTAGAGACTGAGAATGGTGTATACTTTAACAATGATTAGTCCAGCATATCTAAATTCTACATTAAGCTTAAACTAGAATGGTGTATACTTTCATACAGAAAAAGATTCCACCACATTAAGAATGTTATTTAAACTCAATCAAGAATAGGGAACATTTCTTACTTGAAGAGGAGCCTTGGTACAACAATTGGAATTTGCAGCCATGTGACTAGGAGGACAAAATGTGTGTCATGGAATCAAATTGTGAATGCAAAGTAAGATTTGCTTATAATAGACCATCAATGAATCCAGCTTTTCTCTAGATCAAGTCATAGCAAAAGCTTTTAAAGCGTTATACCGTGCTTTTATCAAGATAAAACCTTAAATAGGAATCCCTTTTATTAATGCACATCTCACACATTGATTTAAGTACTTGcaaataaatgaaattagaaTATCTCAAAAGAGGGGTTTAACTGTACCTCAAGATTTCcactttcatcttcatcttgAACATCATCATATTGCACTTTCAGTTGTTTCCGAGCTACCTGTAGTCCTGTACAATTGTACACCTGAACCAACAATCTCAGATGCCAAGGTTAAGTCACATTTATACTGGCACTTTAGTGCTACAACATTGCGAAAGTTGAAAAAATCGCTATTGTTCTACAATACACTATTTAGtataaaatgttgtcaaataaaGGCTATATCGGCGCTATAGCACTCTTGTGtagcaaaatttgaacaaactgttGTTTTCCGTGATAGACAACACTGCAATGAACAAAGCAGTTATATATGGCAACAACTGATCAGATCAGAAATACGAAATATCAACTTACCACTTCTATCTTCCCGGAGATGCTGCTTTGATAGCATCGATGTCGGCCAATCAACCACCTCTCTTCTAGATCTCCATTTGAAACCAGGTAGAATTTCCATCCTGCAAATTTCCAGGAACTCCTTGGAAACAACATTGCACATGTGTCTAACACTCCTCTCACAGTGCCTACAACTGCAAGGAATGATTCACCAACATAATCTTTTAGGTAGTAGTGAAAGATATGATGGCACACTCTTGTGAAGCAAAATGTTCTTTCATTTCCACAAAACACGGATCGTCTACCAACATCATAAAGAGAATACCAACGCCAAATTTGCACTTGATGTCAAAAAAGTTGTATAGGATCCAACCTAGACACATTTGTAGGCACGGTAAGAAGAGTGTTAATTCCTTTGTCACAAAGTAACAACCTTTATAGCATACCATcatcatgaaaaacaaataacCCTCTTAAAAACCTTAATCACCTTACACTACAACATAAAACTAACCAGAAGCCTCAAAATCGCGGTGCAATCGGGAACcttaattaaacatttttgtCTTTCCAATCAACCATTATCAACATTCTTGACACTATTTACTGCATAATATTTGCTTCTGCCCTCAGAAATAACAAGGACTAAGTCGTCACACAAATGAATCATTATTTGCTCTCATTTTGCATGCATGTAAAATGAAATGTACACAGAGACATCCAATTCGTATCATATAGATCCATGGAATGAAGCTGAGCCTTACCCTTTCTACTAGCGAATCGGAACAACCATTGAATGAGAGACAATTTTTTTCCCCACAGCTGTATCTGTATCATATGACATTTGATTTTTTCATTGTCATGTCCATTGGAAGATtcttcattaaataaaaaaaaacttgcatcAAACATGTCCAACAAAATAATAAGTGGCTACGCTTTTATGATATGAACATAAAGTTCCATAGAAGCAAGCAAGCAATTGTACCACCAATGCCAAGATAGGTTGCAAATTATTCCTTTCTGTTTCACTCAATCTGTTAAAATGTTGAAGATTACCACCGTTAGTTACTCCGATCCTCTCATTTGGAAGTGGTAGTTGATCAGGCCTTCATTTAAGGGCTGGAATAAAAGCTAGGCTTCTCAATAATAGTAGAAGCTCACTCCAAATCATTGACAATTTATTGTTAACCTcaggaaacaaaacaaaatgcagATCATACAAAACATAAGTGAATAAGATGaaatggaaaggaaaaaaaggatGAAAGACGAATTAATCCTTCCTTGTGTGAGAAACTAACGGGGAGGTGGAAATTAAAATGGGAAAAAAAGCATAACTTGCTCACATTAACTCTAATTGATTCTTTTCAGATCACTCTAATAagcttgtaatttttttatttttttttacatccaTTGTGACCATCTTGATATCTATCAAAGTTTTCCTAACCATTCACTATAAGAACCACATGTATGATACAATTTGATTTTTCAAGTTCATAATGAATGGGACATGATTTGAAGCAAACGTTGTGAAATTTGTACAAAAGTTAGCGGACACTTTAACAAACATACCAGTGCCTTGGTTTAATACCTAAAAAGAACACATTCCATGCAAATTAACACCAACACCAACATATATAACAtagtaaaatttaatattagaGGTAAGAGGAACAAACTACATCGGAGAAGATACAATATCAATCAGACTTTATTCTACTAAGTAAAGTCGGCCCATTTGAACAAATAAAATAgtagtaaaaataatagtacTATATTTaactcccttaaaaaaatagtactatatttaactaattaaaaatatcaatgaaataaaaaattaaaacaacatttcctcaacaaaataaaatgcaacaaGAACttcatattaataataaaatttatccACATGgaaggattttaaaaaataatccaaaATCCAATTTAATCAGAACTGTTTTGACAAAAGAGTCTTGCTAACAAATATATCATGACActctttaaagattttaaatagtaaatttttatgattattttgatCCAGTTATATctaataaaattcaatttgttGTGCAATATTTACTTGAATCGGTTTGATTGTGAAAACCATATTTATTATCAATTGAGTTATTGTCACCTAAACTTGGCCTACATGCTACGGAAGATAGCAGCGTCTCATCAAACACTTTCATCCAACAAGACAAAATGGATAAGATTTCCAAGATATTTTAGATCAAAAAAGTCCCTCAAGAGATATTTTCATGTTGCCGTGCCAAAATATCTACCACAATCACCAAACTTAAATAGCCCTTCATTGCACAAAATACACAAAACTAGAAGtaagataaaaaattgaatcatCTATAATTTACACAATCTTAGAAATCAAAGAGAAGAAGGTAAACAAAAAAATGGAGGATGTTAGAAGGCCAAACAGAAGTGATACTCATCTCTCAGCTGAAGAAGAAGCATCCATAGAAGCAAAAACAAGACACCATTTTGAAGAAGTGGCACCAAAAAGACACACAAAGCCTCAACGTAGTGAGTATGCTTCTCAATATGTTGATAGTAATGTTTCAGATAATTCTGTTCCTGAAATGCTACAATTTCAACGTCTTGAAAATGATCCTCAAGAAAAGGTTTGTTCCTAAAACACAATGTTTTTCCTCTAAAAGTTTTTATTTCCACATTTCCAGTTTCATAATAAGTTAAATTAAAAGTGAGAGAAAATGGAGAGAAAATTAGAATTATGAAAAAGTATGTATTTGCGTTTGCCGGGAGTCGAACCCGGGTCTATTGCTTGGAAGGCAATTATCCTAACCGTTGGACTACAAACGCTTGATGTTAGTATTTCACGCTTTTTGGACTATATACTATATTAAGATATCACATATCTACTATTTCTATTGTTTCGAATAAATGTAACTTTTAAGAGTGCCTCTAATATTTTTGTCATCAActtttttccccctttttcaTTCCATAATTATGTTCAGAAATTGGTTTACGATGGAAATGAAGTGTCGGAAGAATTTGTGGAAACAGAGTATTACAAAGATCTCAACAGCGTAGACAAACATCATCACACGGTATTTAGTTCCATTCCTACTTgactagtattattttttctcaaaatattcaAAGTATCTCACAAATACATTCATGTACATACTTTGtagaattaataatattttttgtttaagtcAATTTGTTTTGCAAAATATTGAACACATTTTACTTTCCAGTAGTAATTTCTAATGGAGTGAGAACTTTAttactgtaaaaaaaataaaaaatggagcgAGAACTTTATATATTCAATTAATGCCAACGAACCATATTTAATAGATACCCTAGATTTACATCTAGCATTTACACATCGATTTGGATTCTGGATTCTTTTGTTATCACGACCAAGGGGACTCATTTTTTCTTAACGGGgactcattttttcttcctccaataaAGGGTCCTTAACGAAGAGTGACCCTTGTTAAGTAAGGACCCATGCTCTTAGGCCCGTCCCGTTTAACCATTATATTAATATGACCATTTTAGTTAATAAATCTTATGTTATCATCATAATTTGTCGATAACCTTAGAAAACATTTAATTTGATATTGAGAAAATAATAGCATTTGGGAAGTAATGAAAATATTACTTTCACCAGACAGGAAAAGGGTTTATTCAAGTAGAAAAAAGTGACACAAGCTTCCACATAGAACCAGACAACGACACTCATGACTCTCATCACTCTACCAAGGGCAATCCAGCAACCAATGACTGGGTTCCAGCTCCTTTCACTGAGGtattttacctttttaattACTCTTGCACTTAAAGTATATTTTGTTCATCTCTATGTTGTGCTGAAAATCTTGCTTTGATTTGAATATGTTTCAGGAGGATACCAATTCAGACAAACCTAACAGGAGTGATAACTGAAATGGAGAAGTGATTGTTATTTGCATTGTACCAAGAGAATTTTTATTTCAGATTGTGGGATATTTTAAGAAGTATTTAAGTTGTAAaccaaataaatataaatatttgtgatttttgttcaaGGTTATTGTGTTGGAATATTCATGGTACTGATTGGTATTCATATTGTATCCTTTGAAGTCTTAGGTTTATGGAAATATATCTCTaatctcataattttttttgtagcaAATGATGCACTTTAGGGTGGTTCTGGTATTTGTGTTTTAGGTGGGTTGTTTTGTGCTGAAACTTGATCACTATTTGCATTTAACATTAGTGTTGTGGCACACAACgtgtttaatttaattgtatGCTGAACTTACTTAGCACATTTTGTGCTAGTTTGCTCAT
It encodes:
- the LOC25490762 gene encoding uncharacterized protein; protein product: MEDVRRPNRSDTHLSAEEEASIEAKTRHHFEEVAPKRHTKPQRSEYASQYVDSNVSDNSVPEMLQFQRLENDPQEKKLVYDGNEVSEEFVETEYYKDLNSVDKHHHTTGKGFIQVEKSDTSFHIEPDNDTHDSHHSTKGNPATNDWVPAPFTEEDTNSDKPNRSDN